From the genome of Ectobacillus sp. JY-23, one region includes:
- a CDS encoding tyrosine-type recombinase/integrase: protein MDFDKILKHGKKGFYFRTDVGKDPVTGKRTQKSFGPYKNKAEAKKAFIEIKNHVNEGSYFEPSDQLFEGFITEWFETIYKTQVHVSTAESRKYMIEKRVIPYFKKRPLKGMTKQLMAKFIADQANDGCSAAYIKNLYSLLNQAFDTAVDWKLIKENPIKGIKKPSVKSGNKTDKTWGKEEINAFLLMASERGVTVPYILSINTGLRRGELLALIWKDLDWENGTIRIDKSVYRVKGEGLKIGPTKTENSNRTIPLADYVINVLRQHKAVQESIKDYYGEGFNPLDLVFPSENGNIMDPDNFSRQFRKIVEKLQVKKISLHGLRHTHATILMKAGVNAKVVADRLGHSRVQITLDYYTHTDEEVQKQTSEILAGFLHNE from the coding sequence ATGGACTTTGATAAGATACTGAAACATGGGAAGAAAGGGTTTTATTTTCGGACAGATGTAGGAAAAGATCCTGTTACAGGTAAACGAACACAAAAAAGTTTTGGACCGTATAAAAACAAAGCAGAAGCAAAAAAGGCGTTCATTGAGATAAAAAATCATGTCAATGAGGGCAGTTACTTTGAGCCTTCAGATCAGCTTTTTGAAGGATTTATTACAGAATGGTTTGAGACAATCTATAAAACACAAGTTCATGTAAGTACAGCAGAAAGTCGTAAGTATATGATTGAGAAGAGGGTAATCCCATACTTTAAAAAACGACCCCTAAAAGGCATGACGAAACAATTGATGGCAAAGTTTATTGCTGATCAAGCAAATGATGGTTGTAGCGCCGCTTACATTAAAAATTTATATTCCCTGCTTAACCAAGCATTTGATACCGCTGTTGATTGGAAATTAATAAAAGAAAACCCTATTAAAGGTATAAAAAAACCGTCTGTGAAGAGTGGAAATAAGACTGATAAAACTTGGGGAAAAGAAGAGATTAATGCTTTTCTTCTTATGGCTTCAGAGAGAGGTGTTACTGTTCCGTATATCTTAAGCATCAATACAGGCCTTCGGCGCGGAGAGTTATTGGCTCTTATATGGAAAGATTTAGATTGGGAAAATGGAACGATAAGAATTGACAAGAGTGTTTATCGAGTAAAAGGAGAAGGGCTAAAAATAGGACCAACCAAAACGGAAAACTCTAATAGGACAATACCTCTTGCTGATTATGTAATCAATGTGTTGCGCCAACATAAAGCTGTACAAGAGAGTATAAAGGATTATTATGGGGAAGGCTTCAATCCATTAGACCTTGTGTTCCCTTCGGAGAATGGAAATATTATGGATCCTGATAATTTTAGCAGGCAATTTAGAAAGATAGTTGAAAAATTACAGGTTAAGAAAATATCCCTCCATGGATTGCGTCATACACATGCGACAATCTTAATGAAGGCAGGGGTAAATGCTAAGGTAGTAGCTGATCGTTTGGGGCATTCCCGCGTACAGATTACGCTAGATTATTATACACACACGGATGAAGAAGTGCAGAAGCAAACATCAGAGATATTAGCAGGCTTTCTACACAATGAATAA